A genomic region of Rhea pennata isolate bPtePen1 chromosome 14, bPtePen1.pri, whole genome shotgun sequence contains the following coding sequences:
- the SLC25A48 gene encoding solute carrier family 25 member 48 isoform X10, producing MGSSVQLQDFVAGWVGGVASVVVGHPLDTVKTRLQAGQGYGNTLNCVLTVYRNESVAGFFKGMAFPLASIAVYNSVVFGVFSNTQRLLSQLRYGDAARAPALSDMALASAVAGFVSVGIGTPVDLIKIRLQMQTQPLLQANVKLKPMVPGFPVYRGPIHCFRTVLQKEGIAGLYRGAGAMLLRDVPGYCLYFIPYAFFCGWITPDGSISPNPSSVWLAGGVAGAISWGTATPMDVVKSRLQADGVYVNKYKGILDCILQSYQSEGLKVFFRGITVNAVRGFPTSSAMFLGYELSLKAMKRDQTETNP from the exons atGGGCAGCAGCGTGCAGCTCCAGGACTTCGTCGCCGGCTGGGTAGGCG GAGTGGCGAGCGTCGTTGTGGGCCACCCCCTGGACACGGTTAAG ACTCGTTTGCAAGCTGGACAAGGATATGGAAATACACTAAACTGTGTTCTCACTGTGTACAGAAATGAATCT GTGGCCGGCTTCTTCAAGGGCATGGCTTTCCCGCTGGCCAGCATCGCCGTCTACAACTCGGTGGTGTTCGGCGTCTTCAGCAACACGCAGCGGCTGCTGAGCCAGCTCCGCTACGGGGAcgccgcccgggcgcccgcgcTCTCCGACATGGCCCTGGCCAGCGCCGTGGCGGGCTTCGTGTCCGTCGGCATCGGCACTCCCGTGGACCTGATCAAGATAAGGCTACAAATGCAAACACAGCCGCTCCTCCAAG cAAACGTTAAATTAAAGCCCATGGTTCCCGGATTTCCTGTATACAGAGGCCCAATTCACTGTTTCAGGACAGTCTTGCAGAAAGAGGGGATAGCGGGACTATACCGAGGCGCGGGAGCGATGCTTCTGAGAGATGTTCCTGGGTATTGTCTGTATTTCATCCCCTACGCGTTTTTCTGCGGATGGATTACGCCGGACGGATCCATCTCCCCTAATCCCTCCTCTGTGTGGCTAGCAGGCGGTGTTGCAG GAGCAATTTCCTGGGGGACTGCTACTCCGATGGATGTCGTGAAAAGTCGACTTCAGGCCGACGGAGTTTATGTCAACAAGTACAAAGGGATCCTTGACTGTATCTTGCAGAGCTACCAGAGCGAAGGCTTAAAA GTCTTTTTCAGGGGCATCACAGTCAATGCAGTGCGAGGATTTCCAACGAGTTCAGCCATGTTTCTTGGCTATGAACTTTCTCTCAAAGCAATGAAAAGAGACCAAACTGAGACCAATCCTTAA
- the SLC25A48 gene encoding solute carrier family 25 member 48 isoform X7, with amino-acid sequence MGQTSFRTLVTNRMPRQTHEVLRGEASRAFAEPSRAPEVTGQESASTKISETWTRLQAGQGYGNTLNCVLTVYRNESVAGFFKGMAFPLASIAVYNSVVFGVFSNTQRLLSQLRYGDAARAPALSDMALASAVAGFVSVGIGTPVDLIKIRLQMQTQPLLQARRLPGGRSCETPAKPAARHGKEWDERLPPPAASRRRLRQPLGAEFSPDPATCVGEAQQEVAAAPRRPPPSLPSWPGRFRFASGRGCRAKRGLLRQEPGRGRGPRRSGAGQLRLRRFRSCSHGCGIYAGAACAAGTLRCRFDGVLSCPLLKASERRRPLRLRGRTPKGVEVPSEGQLGEVKTHGNRARGLVWKAH; translated from the exons ATGGGCCAAACCTCATTTCGAACCCTAGTAACCAACCGAATGCCGAGACAGACGCACGAAGTCCTGCGGGGAGAGGCCAGCAGAGCTTTCGCGGAGCCCAGCCGTGCCCCCGAAGTCACCGGGCAGGAGTCAGCGAGCACGAAGATTTCGGAGACCTGG ACTCGTTTGCAAGCTGGACAAGGATATGGAAATACACTAAACTGTGTTCTCACTGTGTACAGAAATGAATCT GTGGCCGGCTTCTTCAAGGGCATGGCTTTCCCGCTGGCCAGCATCGCCGTCTACAACTCGGTGGTGTTCGGCGTCTTCAGCAACACGCAGCGGCTGCTGAGCCAGCTCCGCTACGGGGAcgccgcccgggcgcccgcgcTCTCCGACATGGCCCTGGCCAGCGCCGTGGCGGGCTTCGTGTCCGTCGGCATCGGCACTCCCGTGGACCTGATCAAGATAAGGCTACAAATGCAAACACAGCCGCTCCTCCAAG CTCGCCGCCTTCCCGGGGGCAGATCCTGCGAGACGCCGGCAAAACCTGCCGCCCGGCACGGGAAGGAATGGGACGAGCGTCTCCCCCCTCCCGCTGCGAGCCGTCGGCGGCTGCGGCAGCCCCTCGGAGCCGAGTTTTCTCCAGATCCTGCAACGTGCGTAGGAGAAGCACAGCAAGAAGTGGCCGCGGCCCCTCGTcggcctcctccctccctcccgtcTTGGCCAGGCCGGTTCCGTTTCGCTTCGGGCCGCGGTTGCAGGGCGAAGCGGGGCCTCCTGAGGCAGGAGCCCGGCCGCGGCAGGGGCCCGCGCCGCTCCGGAGCCGGGCAGCTGCGCCTGCGGCGCTTCCGCTCCTGCTCTCACGGCTGCGGTATCTACGCAGGAGCAGCGTGCGCAGCGGGGACGCTCAGGTGTCGCTTTGACGGAGTGCTATCGTGTCCGCTGCTAAAAGCCTCTGAGCGACGCCGTCCGCTAAGGCTGAGGGGTCGGACCCCGAAAGGTGTCGAGGTGCCTTCAGAGGGGCAGCTGGGTGAAGTTAAAACCCACGGGAACCGGGCACGTGGGCTGGTTTGGAAAGCTCACTAG
- the SLC25A48 gene encoding solute carrier family 25 member 48 isoform X9, whose amino-acid sequence MGQTSFRTLVTNRMPRQTHEVLRGEASRAFAEPSRAPEVTGQESASTKISETWTRLQAGQGYGNTLNCVLTVYRNESVAGFFKGMAFPLASIAVYNSVVFGVFSNTQRLLSQLRYGDAARAPALSDMALASAVAGFVSVGIGTPVDLIKIRLQMQTQPLLQANVKLKPMVPGFPVYRGPIHCFRTVLQKEGIAGLYRGAGAMLLRDVPGYCLYFIPYAFFCGWITPDGSISPNPSSVWLAGGVAGAISWGTATPMDVVKSRLQADGVYVNKYKGILDCILQSYQSEGLKVFFRGITVNAVRGFPTSSAMFLGYELSLKAMKRDQTETNP is encoded by the exons ATGGGCCAAACCTCATTTCGAACCCTAGTAACCAACCGAATGCCGAGACAGACGCACGAAGTCCTGCGGGGAGAGGCCAGCAGAGCTTTCGCGGAGCCCAGCCGTGCCCCCGAAGTCACCGGGCAGGAGTCAGCGAGCACGAAGATTTCGGAGACCTGG ACTCGTTTGCAAGCTGGACAAGGATATGGAAATACACTAAACTGTGTTCTCACTGTGTACAGAAATGAATCT GTGGCCGGCTTCTTCAAGGGCATGGCTTTCCCGCTGGCCAGCATCGCCGTCTACAACTCGGTGGTGTTCGGCGTCTTCAGCAACACGCAGCGGCTGCTGAGCCAGCTCCGCTACGGGGAcgccgcccgggcgcccgcgcTCTCCGACATGGCCCTGGCCAGCGCCGTGGCGGGCTTCGTGTCCGTCGGCATCGGCACTCCCGTGGACCTGATCAAGATAAGGCTACAAATGCAAACACAGCCGCTCCTCCAAG cAAACGTTAAATTAAAGCCCATGGTTCCCGGATTTCCTGTATACAGAGGCCCAATTCACTGTTTCAGGACAGTCTTGCAGAAAGAGGGGATAGCGGGACTATACCGAGGCGCGGGAGCGATGCTTCTGAGAGATGTTCCTGGGTATTGTCTGTATTTCATCCCCTACGCGTTTTTCTGCGGATGGATTACGCCGGACGGATCCATCTCCCCTAATCCCTCCTCTGTGTGGCTAGCAGGCGGTGTTGCAG GAGCAATTTCCTGGGGGACTGCTACTCCGATGGATGTCGTGAAAAGTCGACTTCAGGCCGACGGAGTTTATGTCAACAAGTACAAAGGGATCCTTGACTGTATCTTGCAGAGCTACCAGAGCGAAGGCTTAAAA GTCTTTTTCAGGGGCATCACAGTCAATGCAGTGCGAGGATTTCCAACGAGTTCAGCCATGTTTCTTGGCTATGAACTTTCTCTCAAAGCAATGAAAAGAGACCAAACTGAGACCAATCCTTAA
- the SLC25A48 gene encoding solute carrier family 25 member 48 isoform X3: protein MGQTSFRTLVTNRMPRQTHEVLRGEASRAFAEPSRAPEVTGQESASTKISETWTRLQAGQGYGNTLNCVLTVYRNESVAGFFKGMAFPLASIAVYNSVVFGVFSNTQRLLSQLRYGDAARAPALSDMALASAVAGFVSVGIGTPVDLIKIRLQMQTQPLLQANVKLKPMVPGFPVYRGPIHCFRTVLQKEGIAGLYRGAGAMLLRDVPGYCLYFIPYAFFCGWITPDGSISPNPSSVWLAGGVAGAISWGTATPMDVVKSRLQADGVYVNKYKGILDCILQSYQSEGLKLSIKQVFKGFQCGIKLLSGFSHCSHGVSALCCLSCAFVLLLNAALRAKSRTLGHLSAGGTRKGQFAERAHSAFSQADQQKVEVFKGEL from the exons ATGGGCCAAACCTCATTTCGAACCCTAGTAACCAACCGAATGCCGAGACAGACGCACGAAGTCCTGCGGGGAGAGGCCAGCAGAGCTTTCGCGGAGCCCAGCCGTGCCCCCGAAGTCACCGGGCAGGAGTCAGCGAGCACGAAGATTTCGGAGACCTGG ACTCGTTTGCAAGCTGGACAAGGATATGGAAATACACTAAACTGTGTTCTCACTGTGTACAGAAATGAATCT GTGGCCGGCTTCTTCAAGGGCATGGCTTTCCCGCTGGCCAGCATCGCCGTCTACAACTCGGTGGTGTTCGGCGTCTTCAGCAACACGCAGCGGCTGCTGAGCCAGCTCCGCTACGGGGAcgccgcccgggcgcccgcgcTCTCCGACATGGCCCTGGCCAGCGCCGTGGCGGGCTTCGTGTCCGTCGGCATCGGCACTCCCGTGGACCTGATCAAGATAAGGCTACAAATGCAAACACAGCCGCTCCTCCAAG cAAACGTTAAATTAAAGCCCATGGTTCCCGGATTTCCTGTATACAGAGGCCCAATTCACTGTTTCAGGACAGTCTTGCAGAAAGAGGGGATAGCGGGACTATACCGAGGCGCGGGAGCGATGCTTCTGAGAGATGTTCCTGGGTATTGTCTGTATTTCATCCCCTACGCGTTTTTCTGCGGATGGATTACGCCGGACGGATCCATCTCCCCTAATCCCTCCTCTGTGTGGCTAGCAGGCGGTGTTGCAG GAGCAATTTCCTGGGGGACTGCTACTCCGATGGATGTCGTGAAAAGTCGACTTCAGGCCGACGGAGTTTATGTCAACAAGTACAAAGGGATCCTTGACTGTATCTTGCAGAGCTACCAGAGCGAAGGCTTAAAA CTTTCCATCAAACAGGTTTTTAAAGGGTTCCAGTGTGGAATCAAGCTGCTTAGTGGGTTCAGCCACTGCAGCCATGGAGTAAGTGCTTTGTGCTGTCTGTCCTGTGCATTCGTCCTTCTGCTGAATGCTGCTCTGAGGGCAAAATCCAGAACCCTGGGTCATCTCTCAGCAGGAGGAACAAGGAAGG